A stretch of DNA from Nitrosopumilus zosterae:
CTTTTTTAGATAAATTCCTTTTTTGGAAAAATAGTCACGGTTCTTATAGTTGAGAAAATTCAGTATAATATGTCCGAAGATAGAAAGATGTACAAATGTACATGTTCTGACTGTGGCAAAGATTCTGAAGTTCCTTTTGAACCAAAAGCGGACAGACCAGTTTATTGCCGAGAATGTTTACCCAAACATCGCAATTGATGATTTTAGGCTAGTTTTGTTTAATTAATTTTGAACTAAATTATTTCCAAAATATACTCAAAATCTTTTTTCTTTTTTTGATGATTTCCTAGCATATACTCAGTTTAAATTATGCGTCAATACGATTGCAATATGTCAAACAACTCTAAAGATACAATTTTCATTGGGAAAAAACCCTTGATGACTTATGTTACATCAGCAATTATTCAATTAGCTACCATGCCTTTAATTACAATTAAAGCCAGAGGAATGACTATTGCACATGCAGTAGATGTTGCACAAATAGTGTTGAAAAAAACAAAGCCTGCTTTTGTAATCGGGAACATAAAAATTGGTTCAGAATCACTTGTTTCTCAAGATGGCAGACACCGTGATGTTTCTTCAATTGAGATTTCTCTAAAAAGGGCAGAAGCATCAAGGTAGTTTCAATGGTAACAGCAAATCAAAATTCTCTTTGTTTACGTTGTGGAAAGAAATCTATGTTATCAGATGATGTTACAGGAGAAAGATTTTGTGGCAAATGTGGATTTGTAATTTCAGAGACACTTCAAGATTCTGGACCTGAATGGAGGTCATTTTCAAAAGATGGCGGAACAGATCCAACAAGAACAGGGGCTCCGTCTTCACTGATGATTCATGATATGGGATTGTCCACAGTTATTAATCCGATAAACAAGGATGCATCTGGGAAACCTCTTTCTACATCCATGAAGAGCACCATTGAAAGGCTGAGAACTTGGGATAGTAGAAGTCAAGTTCACGAGCCTATTGATAGAAATTTGAGACAAGCTCTTAGTGATTTAAATAAATTAAAAGACAAGGTTGCCATTCCTGCAAATGTTCTTGAAAAAGCATCATATATTTACAGAAAGGCTTTGGAGAAGAAACTTGTCCGCGGAAGATCTATTGCCGCAATGATTGCAGCGGCACTTTATGCAGCTTGTAGAGACACTGAAACCCCTAGAACTCTGAAAGATATAGCAGATGCTGCAAATGTCAAACGTAAAGATATTGCGCGCTGCTATCGATTACTACATCATGAGTTAGAGCTAAAAATGCCCGTGGTGGATTCAATCCAGTGCATCGCAAGAATTTCAAGCAAACTGGATATTTCTGAGAAAACTAAACGTTATGCAGTTAAAGTGCTAAAGGATGCACAAGAACGCAAAGAATCTGCAGGGAAAGACCCTATGGGATTGGCTGCAACTGCATTATACCTATCCTGTGTACATAATGGGGTGTCTATCACTCAACGGGATCTTGCAGAAGCTGCTGGCGTCACAGAGGTTACAATAAGAAATCGATACAAGGGTCTAAAAGCAGACCAAACAACAAAATCTGAAATTTAATTATCTTATATTCCTATTTTCATAAATTTTGTCTTGCAGTGCACATAACTGTCTACTCACTGA
This window harbors:
- a CDS encoding CxxC-x17-CxxC domain-containing protein, producing the protein MYKCTCSDCGKDSEVPFEPKADRPVYCRECLPKHRN
- a CDS encoding DNA-binding protein; protein product: MSNNSKDTIFIGKKPLMTYVTSAIIQLATMPLITIKARGMTIAHAVDVAQIVLKKTKPAFVIGNIKIGSESLVSQDGRHRDVSSIEISLKRAEASR
- a CDS encoding transcription initiation factor IIB, whose protein sequence is MLSDDVTGERFCGKCGFVISETLQDSGPEWRSFSKDGGTDPTRTGAPSSLMIHDMGLSTVINPINKDASGKPLSTSMKSTIERLRTWDSRSQVHEPIDRNLRQALSDLNKLKDKVAIPANVLEKASYIYRKALEKKLVRGRSIAAMIAAALYAACRDTETPRTLKDIADAANVKRKDIARCYRLLHHELELKMPVVDSIQCIARISSKLDISEKTKRYAVKVLKDAQERKESAGKDPMGLAATALYLSCVHNGVSITQRDLAEAAGVTEVTIRNRYKGLKADQTTKSEI